CGGGTGCATCAAATGTAGTCAAATGCATGAATAGTTCATTAGAATTGACATCAAGGATTGTATATGCAGTTTGCATCTGGACGTTAATGTCTGCTGGGAATCTAACCGGAGAAAATGTTTTACCATTAACAGACACATAAGCAGTCAATGACATATCTTCATTTAAAACCGCAACAACCATGTAGTTACCGCTGACCGCAAATCCGATTGCTCTTTCAAATATAGTCTTTGTACTTACAAACCGATCAGTGCTCGAAACAAGATTGCCGTAGATTTCGCCTGTGGATCTTTGCAGACAAATAACTTCTGCTAGGTCGATACTATTAAGGCTTGGTTCAAACACGCTGTCAGCAAAAATACAGTTTCTAGCCCCTGAAAGGATATCACTAAAAGATTGACCATTGTCTACTGTAATAGATGCATAAGAATCACAATTGTTCGAAGAGTCACAATTAATATTCGATATCAGTATGTATACTCTTggattatttttttcaaaaaccaTCGAATAAGAACTGTACCCTTGTGATTTATGAGGAGCATCCACCACAGAAAAGCTTCTTCCCCTGTCTTGAGAACCGAATATTAAGCCATTCTCTGTTATAAGGTACACAGAATCAGGCCAGAAgttattttgaatgatatAAAGAAATCTGTCGTCAGATAACAGATCAAAAGACTTTGAATCAAAGGAAATATAAGCTTTTCTAGAAGCAGTAATAACAAATAATGTTTCATCCTGAACTTCAGTGGACGTGATGTTTTTCTCCAAGTATTGATAATAAATAATGTCTTCCTCAAATGAAATTAGGTTGATATCAATAGCactttgcttctttttgtcATTCGCAACTCTACAGTCAAGTTTATAATCATTGGTATCTACCGCAAAACCACCTTCACACAGATTTCCTGGAATTTTTCGTCTCGATGAGATGGTTATAGAGCGGTCATTTTGATTATCACAAACAGAGGAAAGTAACACCAATTCTGGCTTACACTCACCATCATCCCCAGGTATAAATCCATAGTTACATTCATAATCATCTTCAGTACATTGACATGGAGTTTCAATCTTGTTCAAATCCTGATAGTTCCTATTGACAAAACATTTAGCATCTATCCTTCTTCTCATAAACTTCTCAGAATGACCAAAAACGCACACGGGCTGCTTAGAAACCGGATCCACTCTAGCATTCCATTCTTCCATTTGGTCTTCAGTACAGGTTTCAGAGAATGCGGTCGAGAAGTCAATAGAAAACAGAACACTTTTGGACGGCTCATCTATAGTTAATGCGTACAATAAGAAAGTCTTATCGGtattatcttcattgttGACAAAGTAGAGTGGAATGCATTTTTGGTCTAATTTAACCACATTCCACGTGTTGCCTTGATCAAGAGAGTAATTGATGTAATCAACAGCATGATCAATTTTGTTGTTAGTGAAATATTCCATTTTGGCAGGAACAGATACAATTACATTACCGACATCACCAAAAGCGAAAATGACTGGATAATCTAAAACCTTTTTCCAGGTTAAACCTCCATCTCTGGAAATGAAAGTTTTGAGGTTTTCAAACTTCAAATCGAGGTATTTGCCAACATTTCCAACACCAAGAATAATACCAGGAGTTTCACCTGTGACAAAATGTCCATCACCAGACCTTTGGGTGACCCATCCTAAGTGCAATGAACATTCTTCGTCATTACTACAGCTCTCCGAATCTGTAATATTTAATAAGCTCCATGTTTTCCCATCATCATAagttatttttgtttttgagtCAAGGTGATGAAGGATATCCCGTTTTTCGATGTGCGCCGCTATCCAAACACCATCTACGTTTTCAACCTTACTAACCAACGCCATGCCAAACCTATTCGATAATACATTCccaaatatttttttgaagtaAATGCCCTCGGAGTCAGACTTGTACATATCACCACTTTGAGATTGGCCACCATCAGATCCATATCTAGATATGTATAACGCATCTGAGCCAGAATCTAGTATACTGATCATACCATGTctattttcatcttcaaaatgtGCTTTTCTGAACTGCAGTCCATCTTTAGAAGTGTACAAAGATGGCGAATCATTTAGAAATCTGTCTGTAGTCATGAGTAACATAACCAGTGAATTCTCGACACGAATATAGATtacattattttcattaaagTTTGAATCATCCACAGTCAAAtaagttttgaaaaagtcaGTGGAAACAATGACTCTATCTTTCCTTACACCAAGTTCATTCGATTCACGGTCAATGCAAAGTATTGTTTCGTCTGCTCCTTCAGTGAAAAAAGGATTGATTTTCGTAAAAGTACACTCTCCTAAAAAATTGTCCCCCAAGGGAACAGGCGCCGTTTTTAGCCCATCAAGAGAATAAAACATCTTCTCAAAAATTGTATCGTTTTCCTGAACCAGACATTTAAAAAGCATCTGTTCCTTGTTGACGTAATTAATCTGAGCGTTAACCATCAAAACTCTGTCAAACGGTATATCAAAGTAGCCCCAAGTTTCACCCTTATCAAAAGTGTAGAACTGGCGTTTGGTTGGCGTGAACGCCATTGCCACATTAGGgaaataatcaaaagtttcaattCTAGCAAAATTGGACAATGGGTTAGAATCAATAGACTCCCAGTTTAGCTCCACTTTATTCCAAGTCTTACCCATGTCAcgagaaagaagaaggtcATTATTGGTTGAAGTAATGATGTTAGGACTATCTTCGAATTGGAAAGTATTAAACCAGTTAATTGTCATATCAAAAGCTGTAGATGTAATTTCAGGTGACCATTGTTGCACATCCTCAGCGCTTGCTACTGGCCCAAGTTGCACCAGAATGCAAGCTAGCCCCAGAAAAATTCTTGCCAACCAGTAGGTAACATCCATTTCTGTTCTTAGTGGCTATATATAATGGTGATATAGAAACAATTCCAGTAACAATGACTTCGTGAGATAATAAAATAGCGACCGCCCATTCAATTGAGACTTcagatttcaaaaaatacaacTTTACACCTTGTCCTGACTATTACCGAGCAACAAAATCATAGCTTACTTACGgtgacttttttttcctcaattaGTTCAACACATCAGGAGTCacaaaacttttgaaaaaaaagctcTTACATATACTGTTCTTGCACccattttgaattgatgaCATATTTAACTGTTTGACGCTATACCCTAATAATTTCAGAAATAAAATGTTTGGGAACCGTAAAACAACCactataaaaaaaatacatttGATTAGAATATAAGACCTATAAGAGTAAGAAGGGACCTTTATATCTGCAAATGTGGAAGATGTGTTTgctaaaaaaaagtgtCATCTAGCGGGCGGTTCAAATACTCATGTATAGTAAGGCACAACATCTCCCCTCTATACCCTACATCcattcaaatattttctaTTGGATTACTAACTGGGATGTAGCTgagacttttttttttttcgaaGAACTAAAAGTATGATAACTTAAGAACATGAACTATGATAAGTATGAAGCAACATTCATGTTCTTAAGTTATATATTTAGCTTCCATAGTAAAATAACTGACCTTACCTGCTTGGCAAGGACAGTGCTTGGAAATTTGAATCATAATTCGAATGAAGAAttagagaaattgataaaaatcTCCATAACACAGTAACTTTCTCCTACTTTGAAGGTTGAATACCTCTGTATTTCATAGGTATATCAAGTTCCTAATGgtatactatactatatGCAAACTAGGGTCAGTTAAAGAAAAGTATGATACAGTTGACTCCAGCACTTGTGCGTTATCAAGCGCCATATTAGTCAGTCAAATGCATTAGTTAAATCTTTACATTTTTGTAGTAACAACACCCTGCAAGGAAACGCTTTTTCCTATTACCCTAATACTACCATCTAGATCGCAGAGGTCGCCTGCTGATATACACTCCGCAAACATTTGCCTATCCGGAAATGGGACACGCACAATAGTTTCACTATCATTAATGGTGCCATTTGAAAGCACATCAAAATCTATAGCCTCTCCGAATACGCCTCTTAGTTGTTGtaaacatttcaaaatggatAGTTTCCATGTAGTTGGATCTGGGTGTACATTCTTGTATGATACACTGTAAAAGTTTATCCCGAAACTGTTAGTACTCAATGCCAATGCAAGCCTTCAGTTTGTGATATATATACGTACAACTCAAGCCGAAAATAATACCATTGGCTATTTCTCACTCTTAGCTGCCACTCACTCTCGTTCATGTTTTGTCAGCATATAACGTGGCCGTTTCAAAAGGGTAGTAATGTTTGTTCCGCAAAATCATTTTACGaaggaaaatcaaaacatttttttttcactttgaCAATTTTTATGCTACAGCCGCTTATACATATAGAATAAAAATAGAAGGATATACATAtaccaagaaaaaataaatgacaggttattcttcaaaaacacGATGGTGTTCTAGAACATTATCCTTAGTTACATTAAATGCAGCCTCAAAAATGGATGTTACTATCACATCCCATTCGAGAGTTATGAATCTTTGGGATGATTTCTCACAAACCTTAGTAAAATGTTCCCTGGTTCTAGACTCATTTGAGCcacaaatcaaaattgagaCATCAGATTTCCCCAATATTTTTACCGTTTTATTTGAAACAGCAACTTTAGAATTGTCTTTAAAGTTATTGAGTGTCTTTGCCCCATACGACTTGAGTATACTCTTCACCGCGTCAAAACCACCTGCTATACCGGAGGAGATGTTGAACTCAAAACCATCAAATAAACCTTCTCTGGATCTTTTCATGTAACCTACAGCTTCAACCATAGTAGTCCCGCTTTGGAAGAGCCTTTTTGAAACAACATCTTTTTCATAATTGATGTGCTGCCATATactatatttttcaatcttgGGAGCTATCGAGTTAAAGTCACCAATTTTTTTGACGCTATCAAGGGTACCCAAAACATCAgttaaaaataaaggtTCAATAAAATAGAGAGGATCATGAGAAAGTGCAGTTATAAACTTTTGAGTCCGTAATAAACTTGGTGCAATAATGCAGTTCAGATTTTTGGTAGGATTTTCTATGATTGTGAtgccaattttttttaattcttttttatcGGAAGAAGAGATGGATATATTCGAACCAGTTACTATCGCAACAATATCATAAGGTTTCGACTGTTGAGTGGATTTATTAGTagcttgtttttttcttagtGTCACAGTGAAATCTGTTTCAGCAGTTCTTTTCCCTTTACTAGTATCTTCAAGCACAATAGGTTCATCTGGAATTTCCCATATCTTTTGATCCAATCCAGTCGATTTGTTTTCAGGTTGgagtttttcaacatcttgTATATCTGTTAGTGCATTGTCTTCAATGCATGCTGGGACAGTatatttccttttgttttcagaTGTTGTGCGTGTCACAGTGTTCGatgtatttgaaaataaaggacCTCCcttattttctttagcATCTGATGTCTTGGTTTCTTCTGAGTCTTTTAGCAGAGTAAGCAATTGATCAACTTGTTTAGAAGTGTTCACTTCCGAATTAGCTGTTGCCACTTCGCCCTCTACGTTTGCATCATAGTTTGTACCACTTAAACATAGTGGTTCTTTCATACTAACTTGGGTTGTTAGCCCGCTGTCAATAACTTGAACTTCCCTATTAAGCACATCATCAGTTGGTATCACagcttttgaaaatccaTTAAATTTGCAATCACCTATGAACcgaatattttcatcaatccTAGGCAATTTTCCATATCCATCTTCATCTAGCAATTCCCAGTTCATGAAGCAGTCTTCAATCCACGTGTGGTTGACAACTTTTATGTTCCATAATTTAGcatattcatattttttgCCAACTGAGGAAGCTGCAATAAGGTGTGTTCCTGAtgctttcaaatttttgttACATTTGCCCCCCATACGTGTAATTAGCTCCTCAATGTAATACCTTGCATCTCCCGTATAATTCGTTATCGAAAAAAGCAAATGCTTCATACCTAGTATAGGTGTTTTAGGATGGGGAAAATAGAGTAATGAATCTTTGGAGAGGGTTGTAgacttttctttgaataatgCTAATAGGTAATCAAAAGACCGTTGCTTGATGGCCACATTTGCATCATAAAACCTAGTAATGATAAGCTCTGGGGCTTCCTCACATTCTAAGTTAGTGAATAAATCACTCAGATCACCAGCACATTTAAATTTTAAACCTTTTACAAATTCAGGTATATCTAtgttttgcttttttttcctactATCTAAACTATAGTCATCTTCGGAAAGTAGTTGGccaagaagaattgaatCAGTCACCCAATTTGGTGAAACTATATGAATGTTAACGCCTTCAGTGTTTACCTCGTTATATGCTTTTATCATTTTAGTGCTGTCATCACTTGAATCTAACGATATTAGGTGAGtcaatgttttctttagcTCATGAGAAAATGTACCACCAAAAGTCTTCACCGAGGCCTCCATAAAACATGCCAAATCGTCGTTTAAAGATGAAGTTGTAGCCAGGGAGACACatctgaagaaattccTCGGATCAGGAGAGAATGGTTTTGTAGATGCCAcgcttttctttttgacTGACAAATGCAACCATTCTGATGTAACAACAGGTATTAACAACTCATCTGTAAGGACTTTATACTGTGGGAAATCAATACTATTTGAGATAACATGGGTGTATTGAGCtagttcttttttgtttaacAACTGGACCGAATTAAAATCTTGAACATCAAACACCTCACTAATATCGTGCGGAATCAAAGGGTCTAAGATTGTCTTCAAACTTTCGATCTCTTTATGATCAAGACCTGTCTTGTCATTTTTGATGACTAACAATTTGATGTGATCAGCTAACGGTCTCCCCACTATTTTCATTGCCTAACCAactaaaaaagaaacaaactAGACACTATTCTTATTTTATGTGTAGACAACGCgttaaaattttcaaaatgatttctttgttttgaaacagtcatttttttctgtttagTCTTTATTAAACAGCTGAACTACCAAATATGCTTAAACGAGAGAGTAACGATGGACAATTTACAGCATCAAAGTTATTACAAAGTGCATATGAGTCTTCCAAACatgatttgaaagttgcagatttcaaaatcacaGATTTGGAAGAACTTCACTATATGCAACGTCGTAAAAGAACAGAGTTCGAGAATGCAATCCGTCGAAATAGGTTTAATTTTGGACAATGGATGCGATATGCTCAATTTGAGATTGACCAAAAGGATTATGCGAGAGCAAGATCGGTGTTTGAGCGTGCAATAGAAGTCGATTACAAAAATGTTCCACTCTGGATAAGATATATTCAATCGGAGATTAAGTTAAAAAACATTAATCATGCACGTAATTTGCTTGAACGTGCTATCAAGTTGCTTCCCCGGATAGACAAGTTTTGGTATCTGTACGTCACTATAGAGGAGAGTATAGGTAACGTTACAGCTGTTTCACATATATTTGATAAATGGCTGAACTGGAAACCTAATAAGGACGTGTGGCTACATTATCTAGAGTTCGAGGAAAGATATGAAGAAtacgaagaagaaagattgatatttgagaaatttgtTAAAGAGTTCAATGATTCTGACTCTTGGCTCAGGTGGGTACAATTTGAGAAAACCCATGGTGATGAGATCAATGTTGGTAATGTATTCAAGCTGGGAGTTAAATCACTGCATTCTGTCAATCGGTTAGATTCTCAGTTTCTTATAAGTTGGATCAGATTTCAATATTCATTGAAACAGGCTGATAACGTAAAACAGTTGTATGAGTTTGGTTATGATGCATTAAATAGAGAAGAAGCAAACAAGTTacaaaaatttgaaaccgatttccaaaaaaagtATGGTCTAGATAGTGCAAGTCTTGACCAACTTGTGTTGTTAAAGAGAAAAGTTACGtatgaagaaaaattagaGCAGGACAAGCAAGATTGGTCTACTTGGTGGTTGTATCTGTCTCTTTTAATAGACACTTTGAAAGTCccaaatgatgaagttattgaaaaattcaaagtcTGTATGTCTACACAACCACAAAGCTTTAAGGTAAGCGAATGGTGCGGATATTGGTACATATGCAAGCGATATTTACTATTTGTGGAGTTTGAGGTTGGTTCTGTTGATGATAGTCGTTCCATCTATTCTGAATTGATAAAGACTATACCACATAAAAACATGTTTCTGTTTGACTTCTGGAAAAACATTGCTGAATTTGAACTTAGAAATGGTGATTTGGCTCATATGAGGAAAGTTTTAGGTCAAGGTATTGGTTTCACCGAAAATGAAGAGATCATCAAATACTACATATCAATCGAGCTACGattaaaatattttgacaGAGCAAGGAAATTGTACAATAAACTGATTGAACTTTTTCCCGATAAGTATAAAAATTGGATagaatattttgattttgaagaaagtcTAGGTAATGAACTACgaagtttttcaattttagaaGTTGCAGTATTTGAGAACTTTTTGGATAATAAGGCCAAACTTAAATTAATCAGAAACACAATCGATAAAGTGACAGAGAATTATAATTTCAGACTTGCGAGGCGCCTCTTGGATTATAAGGTAACCATTGGGAACGTGAATGCTAAAATCGAACGAAGTCTGCTTGAACTGAAAATCCCAAGTGAGGATCAAATAAGGGAATATGGAAGTAATGCGGAGGTGGAATTTACAATTGACGAGAGTGTTAAAAACAGGGTCAGAAAAGAGTATGAACGGTTTTTGAGTGGGCTGAAGGAAAATGCACATGATCGGATAGTTATGCTTGAATCTCTCAAAAGGTTCGAACAGGAATATGGCGACGAGGAGAAAGTGAAGCAAGTTGAAGCCAGACTTCCAAGGATAATCAGAAGAGTCAAAGACGGTGAAGATTGCAAGGAAGAGATCATAGAGTATATTTTCCCAGAAGATGAGAATGAAATTCAACAGCAAGTCGAGGAGTTTAAAAATGCATTTTTACAAGACgaacaagaagatgaagaagaagtagaTGAAGGAGGCAGAAAGGACGACGTCGAAGATGGGGACGAAgacgaagatgaagaaggaggagaaagagatgaagaagagaatcAAAGCCGAATAGAAAGAAGGGAAAcgaaagagagaaagtcCTTCAGATCCCGTTTTGAATCCAGTTCTGAAGATGAAGCATGAGACTATCAGTTATTCAAGTAGTTCAGTTAATTCGGGGCCTAGCTTAACTTGCCAGTTAAATAAGGAAGGGCatcaaaaatacaatacGTGGAAACAATAGAGTAGGTTTATACATTTATAGCTTAGCAAGTAGTTTCTCCTTTAACAAATCAGGATACATGTCTGTTGTATTGAAATTGCCCATATGCCAAAACCCGCCATCTACAACCACGATTGAACCAGTGATCCAATCTGCTGCTGGACTAAATAGGAAGACAGTGGCATTGGCAATATCCCTTGTCTCTCCTAACCGTTGCAACGGAATCTTTGACTggaattttcttttatttggGACCAACTTATTGAAGCCCTCTGTTCCACCAATAGGTCCTGGGGCAATGCAATTGCACCTAATTCCCAAAGGACCAAACTCAACAGCCAAAGCATTGGACAATGCATCTATACCTGCCTTTGCAGCCCCCACGTGAGATTGAAAGGGAACACCATAATAATGCAACGTGGCCGACACAAAAATTACAGAGCCCTTATTAGCAACCAACTCCTTATAACACGCCTTGACAGTATTGAAGGAACCAATGAGGTCAATATCAACCACCGATTTGAATGCATTGGCGGACATGTGATTAAAATCAGAGAGGAAATTCCCCGCTGCCCCACAAAtgacaaaatcaattcGGCCTAGTTGTTCAACTGTTCTATCCGCAACACCCTTCATGGACTCTATACTTCTGACATCACAATCGCCAATTCCAATGACCTTCGAACCAGTACTTAAACCTTCCAATATTTTGACCACTTGGCCAACTTGTCGGGTGTCTCTACCAACAATAGAGACATCGCATCCCAACTTCATAAGGGCTGCAGCCTGTTGTCTACATATTGTGCCCGACCCACCTGTAATAAGAGCCACTTTTCCTTTAAAGAGGCCTTCCCTCCATACGTTGGTATAGTTGTAGTTTTGCATCTTGTTATTCTCtgaatgaagaaaaaaaagaaaaaaaagaaaaacacaaaaacacaaaaacacaaaaacacaaaaacacaaaaacaCAACAACACTGTATTGTAATTCACACTCGGGGCCTTTTATCAGGTTCTCCCATATTACCACCACCGTTATTACATttattgtttctttgaatattgcGTCCTCCATTCAAGTCATGTTCATTGGCATGATCAGCATCACTACTATTAAAACCACCacaatcaacaacatcatcaacatcatcaacatctcCCAACCCCCGTTTCAGTGTTGCGCCGAGCCCCACACTTTGATTGCCGCGCTTGTTTTCTGCCGAGCCCCGCAGGGTGTTCTTCGCCACCTTGAAATTTGAGGGGAGACACTCAGAGAGGGCAAGACACGCTGCAGAGACAAGGGTATTTTCCCCACGCTCGGTGGTTTCCACAAGGAGTTTCAACGCTGAACGGAGTAGCTCCTTATCTTGGATGTGACGCATGTAATGGGGGTTGTTCAACATGACAATGTGACGCATACAACGTACACCACTGAGACGTGTTTGCATTTTTAGGGAGGATTGGCCAATGAGTGAGTCAACTCCATAGAGTAGGTTGTTATCTATAATGAAGGATCTACTATAATCAGAATCATGGATTCGTGCAATGTGAGAGAGTAATTCAACGTTATGTTCGAGTTTGAGCATATACGATCGTTTCTGTGTGCATTCTTGTAGATATTTGATATCCCGTACTACCCGTAAAAGAGGTGTGAATAGTTTATATGCATATGCACGGTTATCATAAAACACCTCGTAGAATGATTCGTCAATTATAGTAGAATCGCCAGGGTCAATAAGGAGTTTTATTGCTTCGTATGTCTGTGTTTGTAACCCAATATCCTCATTCCCGAGATGTATGTCAATCAGCGTTTCCATTAGCGGATTATTGTAGCATGTCGGATCCTTCAATAAGAAAAGATCATGTTCTATCATCATAGACATGACTTGCGTTATGAGCTTGACGTTATCCTCATCTGTACTCTTCATTGCATAGTCAATCAGTCGTGACAGACCCTTGGTAATCAGAagtttaaaaaaatcacttCTTTGGTGTCCTTGTAAGGATTTACTCATATTGACTAATTGGTTTAGTAATTTTATTCCGTCATTTTTTAATTTAAGATCACTTTGGTTATCGTTGTACATTTGCAGATAATCATCGAAGAACCTCTCTTCTTTCATGAGAGATTCCAATGCCTTACATTCTCGATCTTGAATCATCATGCTGATACAACCGTACCCGCAATCATCTATTAATTTCGTTAAAACAACATCtctcaaaaatttcaattcGGAAATCTCCCTTATTGTTTTACTTATATtgacatcttcaactttaacAACAACTTTTTCCCTGACGTTACCTTCGTAATACTCTCTCCAGTTCATCTTCAATCCAGGGTACTCAGGTTCGTACTCTAAGATGCCAATAATATTATTTAATATCCCTTCTTGAATaaacatttcaaagaaatcaatttcattggCAAAGACTAACGTCTTGACAATATCAGTTAAACAATAAATGTCACTAAGaagtttctctttctcaCACTTTTGAAAGACTCTGCATAACTCACGCAACCAATCTGAATTAATTTGAGTCATCACCCTATTTCGAAACTGCGCCATTGTTA
The window above is part of the Pichia kudriavzevii chromosome 1, complete sequence genome. Proteins encoded here:
- a CDS encoding uncharacterized protein (PKUD0A11090; similar to Saccharomyces cerevisiae YNL201C (PSY2); ancestral locus Anc_2.48), with translation MEEENEQVDPSNICHRVKVYTLSCDKWVDRGTGYCSGLFEPEPHFHVINEADSKDILLDCPIKGTTQYQRQQDTLIVWTNNDDGTDYALSFQESEGCLQICEFLIKVQREGIEPNISLVAIIQSGDGEISEVVAGPILELPDVKIGQLKDVLDVLTMAQFRNRVMTQINSDWLRELCRVFQKCEKEKLLSDIYCLTDIVKTLVFANEIDFFEMFIQEGILNNIIGILEYEPEYPGLKMNWREYYEGNVREKVVVKVEDVNISKTIREISELKFLRDVVLTKLIDDCGYGCISMMIQDRECKALESLMKEERFFDDYLQMYNDNQSDLKLKNDGIKLLNQLVNMSKSLQGHQRSDFFKLLITKGLSRLIDYAMKSTDEDNVKLITQVMSMMIEHDLFLLKDPTCYNNPLMETLIDIHLGNEDIGLQTQTYEAIKLLIDPGDSTIIDESFYEVFYDNRAYAYKLFTPLLRVVRDIKYLQECTQKRSYMLKLEHNVELLSHIARIHDSDYSRSFIIDNNLLYGVDSLIGQSSLKMQTRLSGVRCMRHIVMLNNPHYMRHIQDKELLRSALKLLVETTERGENTLVSAACLALSECLPSNFKVAKNTLRGSAENKRGNQSVGLGATLKRGLGDVDDVDDVVDCGGFNSSDADHANEHDLNGGRNIQRNNKCNNGGGNMGEPDKRPRV
- a CDS encoding uncharacterized protein (PKUD0A11080; similar to Saccharomyces cerevisiae YNL202W (SPS19); ancestral locus Anc_2.47), which encodes MQNYNYTNVWREGLFKGKVALITGGSGTICRQQAAALMKLGCDVSIVGRDTRQVGQVVKILEGLSTGSKVIGIGDCDVRSIESMKGVADRTVEQLGRIDFVICGAAGNFLSDFNHMSANAFKSVVDIDLIGSFNTVKACYKELVANKGSVIFVSATLHYYGVPFQSHVGAAKAGIDALSNALAVEFGPLGIRCNCIAPGPIGGTEGFNKLVPNKRKFQSKIPLQRLGETRDIANATVFLFSPAADWITGSIVVVDGGFWHMGNFNTTDMYPDLLKEKLLAKL